Proteins encoded in a region of the Elizabethkingia bruuniana genome:
- a CDS encoding SusC/RagA family TonB-linked outer membrane protein — MKKKQCKIGALALILFAEYGFAQTRDSLTKENSIKEVVVVAFGKQKKEEITGSVQSLKTKDLANLQNGNILQGIGGKVAGVQVISSGQPGSQPTIRMRGIGSINASSDPLIVLDGIPYNGNLNSIPGTDIESISFLEDASSNALYGSRGANGVIIVNTKRGKTNGLRVEADVKTGINFRSIEDYPVYTSPKDYYTAFYNRARVGEIARLKQAGAVPSGASPHEVGITALNKLGYNAYNLPFNQLISQDGSFNPNAQLLYQDDWKKLLFKPALRREASIGITANNEQVKSYTSLNYLDDQGYLISSGFERFGIRSNLDYAITSKLKLTSGLSYTHSKQDFGETGGFSNPFQFARNIAPFYPVFLRNNNYQIVYDKNGKALYDYGDGQGPNGAARSYAVYENPVGNLQQDKSQTTSNITNINLGLNYEIIKGLDFTYNFGAYLENIKDLRFGNTIGGTSASVGGNLTMSSIFRNTLNHQQLLTYQKKLGKHSFNILVGHELNKTKSDRFSGTKQQLVLPNSLSFDNAVKITDLSGNGYEYAVEGYFSRLLYNYDNKYFFNANIRRDGSSVFSPDSRWGNFYGLGAAWNIAKEDFLKGNNTINSLKLKISYGQQGNDNILLENSDRDYYAYQDIYGINNFGEGKPVLSLRKQGNKDLKWETSKNLNAGFEISLLKNRISLNADYFERKVSDMIYTLPLPPSNAGSYIRYGNIGDMINRGVQANLNIDILRSDQLQWSFYANATHYKNKITKLPAEQRNTGLVSGLFILTEGGDRYTYYLKKFAGTDSNNGDALWYRTSINPNTKKEETTITNNYKEATDYNTGKSAIPKVYGGFGTDFTYKGFNLVVNFAYQFGGYGYDDIYRSLFHSDTYASNYSTDLDKTWTPENPNAALPRVDLNSTNQNGNSTLYLIKSDYVSLQDITLSYQLPQDFTQQIGLSALKIYLTGNNLYLWSKRKGYDPRASLTGVSNSYRYSLLSSVSLGFKLNF; from the coding sequence ATGAAAAAAAAACAATGTAAAATTGGAGCATTAGCCCTGATTCTGTTTGCGGAATATGGTTTTGCACAAACCAGGGACAGCCTGACCAAGGAAAATTCCATAAAGGAAGTTGTGGTGGTAGCCTTTGGTAAACAAAAGAAAGAAGAGATCACAGGATCTGTACAGTCACTAAAAACAAAAGATCTGGCAAATCTTCAAAACGGTAATATTTTGCAGGGGATCGGCGGAAAGGTTGCCGGCGTACAGGTAATATCTTCCGGGCAGCCAGGTTCCCAGCCAACCATAAGAATGCGGGGAATAGGCTCTATCAATGCATCAAGCGACCCGCTAATTGTATTAGATGGTATTCCGTACAACGGGAATCTGAATAGTATTCCGGGAACAGATATAGAAAGTATTTCTTTTCTGGAGGATGCATCTTCCAATGCTTTATATGGTTCCAGAGGTGCCAACGGTGTAATCATTGTAAATACCAAAAGAGGAAAAACCAATGGCCTCCGCGTAGAAGCTGATGTAAAAACAGGTATAAACTTCAGATCAATAGAGGATTATCCGGTTTATACATCTCCAAAAGATTATTACACTGCATTCTATAACCGGGCAAGAGTCGGCGAGATTGCCAGATTAAAACAAGCTGGTGCAGTTCCCTCCGGAGCCTCTCCGCATGAGGTCGGAATCACTGCACTAAACAAATTGGGATACAATGCATACAATCTGCCTTTTAATCAATTAATTTCACAAGATGGCTCGTTTAACCCTAATGCACAGCTATTGTATCAGGATGACTGGAAAAAACTGCTTTTCAAACCAGCATTAAGAAGAGAGGCAAGTATAGGAATTACAGCAAATAATGAGCAGGTAAAGTCTTATACCTCTCTGAATTATCTGGATGACCAGGGTTATCTTATCTCTTCAGGGTTTGAAAGATTTGGAATAAGGTCTAATCTGGATTATGCTATTACCAGTAAACTAAAACTGACCAGTGGTTTATCATATACTCATAGTAAACAAGACTTTGGTGAAACCGGAGGTTTTTCCAATCCATTCCAGTTTGCCAGAAATATTGCACCATTTTATCCGGTATTTCTGAGAAATAATAATTACCAGATTGTTTATGATAAGAACGGAAAAGCTTTGTATGATTACGGCGATGGGCAAGGCCCTAATGGAGCTGCAAGATCTTATGCTGTTTATGAAAATCCGGTTGGTAATCTCCAGCAGGATAAATCCCAAACAACCAGTAATATCACCAATATAAACCTGGGTCTAAATTATGAAATTATTAAAGGATTAGATTTCACTTACAACTTCGGTGCGTATTTAGAAAACATAAAAGATCTGCGGTTTGGCAATACAATTGGCGGTACCTCTGCATCTGTTGGGGGCAATCTTACAATGAGTTCTATATTCAGAAATACATTGAATCACCAGCAGTTGCTTACCTACCAGAAAAAACTGGGTAAACACAGCTTCAATATTCTTGTTGGTCATGAGCTGAATAAAACAAAAAGCGACAGATTCTCGGGAACAAAACAGCAGCTTGTATTGCCTAACTCCCTGTCCTTTGATAATGCTGTAAAAATTACGGATTTATCAGGGAATGGCTATGAGTATGCAGTAGAAGGCTATTTCTCCAGATTACTTTATAATTATGACAATAAATATTTCTTTAATGCCAATATCCGTAGAGATGGTTCTTCGGTATTCTCTCCCGACAGCAGATGGGGTAATTTTTATGGTTTAGGAGCCGCCTGGAATATTGCTAAGGAAGATTTTCTAAAAGGCAACAATACCATTAATTCTTTAAAATTAAAGATTTCATACGGACAACAGGGAAATGACAATATACTACTGGAAAACTCCGACAGAGATTATTATGCTTATCAGGACATCTACGGAATCAATAACTTCGGAGAGGGAAAGCCTGTTTTATCACTTAGGAAACAAGGAAATAAAGATTTAAAATGGGAAACCTCTAAAAATCTGAATGCAGGTTTTGAAATTTCTCTTTTAAAAAACAGAATTAGCCTGAATGCCGATTATTTTGAAAGAAAAGTATCGGACATGATCTACACCCTTCCCCTGCCTCCTTCCAATGCTGGATCATATATCCGATATGGCAATATTGGTGACATGATCAACAGAGGGGTTCAGGCAAATCTGAATATAGATATTCTACGCTCTGATCAGTTACAATGGAGTTTTTATGCAAATGCTACCCACTATAAAAATAAAATAACCAAGTTACCTGCTGAGCAAAGAAATACAGGATTGGTTTCTGGATTATTTATTCTGACTGAAGGTGGTGACAGATATACCTATTATCTGAAAAAATTTGCAGGTACAGACTCTAATAATGGTGATGCTCTTTGGTACCGTACAAGTATAAACCCTAATACTAAAAAGGAAGAAACTACTATTACCAATAATTATAAGGAGGCAACTGACTACAATACAGGCAAGTCTGCTATTCCAAAAGTATATGGTGGTTTTGGTACCGATTTTACGTATAAAGGATTCAATCTGGTAGTTAATTTTGCTTATCAGTTTGGTGGTTATGGTTATGACGATATCTACAGAAGTTTATTTCATTCCGATACTTATGCTTCCAACTATTCAACAGATTTGGATAAAACATGGACACCCGAAAATCCGAACGCTGCATTACCACGTGTAGATCTTAATTCGACTAATCAAAACGGAAACTCTACACTGTATCTTATAAAATCAGATTACGTCAGCCTTCAGGATATAACCCTCTCTTATCAGCTGCCTCAGGACTTCACACAACAGATAGGCCTGTCAGCACTCAAAATTTATCTTACAGGGAACAATCTCTACTTATGGTCCAAAAGAAAAGGTTATGATCCAAGAGCCTCATTAACAGGCGTTTCTAATTCATACAGATACTCATTACTTTCAAGCGTTTCTTTAGGCTTCAAACTCAATTTTTAA
- a CDS encoding RagB/SusD family nutrient uptake outer membrane protein: MKTIKYLITALSISTIINSCSSDLNTLPNGDISGDQLNDDKTKAEKILGGIYLDLRSNGAGGTTLHSDFGIMAIKAGADLMSNDVIQSTNQHLGMFYNYDATNANNSAAEFVWTTFYARIFVINKLLNDLKNDNSIANGAIAGQLHALRAYSYFYLIRFYANDYKEHKQDPGLPLVLTNDNQSQGLSRSTVADVYQQITKDIEESIVLLGSYARSSRAQIDQRTAKAIASEIYLQTGDYAKAGKYANESRQGIALMTENDYITTGFSNINNPEVIWGFHNTTATMSIGNYYASFFSMFDNTNRGYAGAAQIYKLIDKRLYDAIPETDYRRKVFNGSQKADYTFNGTQKNYPPYVSWKFKDPTLFEGDYIYIRASSLYYTEAEALARQGREAEARQVLYEITSQRNKAYSLSSKAGNELINEIILQKRIELWGEGYAWFDMKRLSTPLERIYPGTNHTFGRFNLAPDKFKFQIPNKEINNNPQIKQNES; this comes from the coding sequence ATGAAAACAATAAAATATTTAATCACAGCACTATCTATAAGTACGATCATTAATAGTTGCTCTAGTGACCTGAATACTTTGCCAAACGGAGATATTTCGGGTGATCAGCTAAACGATGACAAAACAAAGGCTGAAAAAATCCTGGGTGGGATCTATCTGGACCTCCGTAGTAATGGAGCCGGAGGAACTACTTTACATTCCGACTTTGGTATTATGGCTATAAAAGCGGGAGCAGACCTTATGTCCAATGATGTAATACAGTCCACCAACCAGCATTTAGGAATGTTTTATAATTATGATGCTACAAATGCCAATAATTCTGCTGCTGAATTTGTCTGGACTACTTTTTATGCCAGAATATTTGTAATCAATAAACTCTTGAATGATTTAAAAAACGATAATAGTATAGCTAACGGAGCCATTGCTGGGCAACTGCATGCGTTAAGAGCTTACTCCTATTTTTATCTGATTCGTTTCTATGCCAACGACTACAAAGAGCACAAACAGGATCCGGGGCTACCTTTGGTATTAACGAATGATAATCAAAGCCAGGGACTTTCCAGATCTACAGTAGCCGATGTATATCAGCAGATTACCAAAGATATTGAAGAATCTATTGTCCTTTTAGGCAGCTATGCACGCTCTTCCAGAGCTCAGATAGACCAAAGAACAGCTAAAGCAATTGCTTCTGAAATATATCTGCAAACCGGAGATTATGCTAAAGCAGGTAAATATGCCAATGAAAGCAGACAGGGAATAGCGCTGATGACTGAAAATGATTACATAACAACTGGTTTTTCGAATATCAATAATCCAGAGGTAATATGGGGATTCCATAATACTACAGCTACCATGAGTATTGGGAATTATTATGCTTCCTTTTTCTCTATGTTCGATAATACAAACAGGGGCTACGCCGGAGCTGCGCAAATTTATAAATTAATAGACAAAAGACTTTATGATGCTATTCCAGAAACTGATTACAGAAGAAAAGTATTCAATGGCAGTCAGAAAGCAGATTATACCTTTAATGGTACCCAAAAGAATTACCCGCCATATGTAAGCTGGAAATTTAAAGACCCTACCCTCTTTGAAGGAGATTATATCTATATCAGAGCTTCTTCTTTGTATTATACAGAAGCTGAAGCATTGGCAAGGCAAGGCCGTGAGGCTGAAGCCCGACAGGTTCTTTATGAAATTACCTCTCAAAGAAATAAAGCTTATTCGTTGTCCTCCAAAGCAGGAAATGAACTTATCAATGAAATCATTCTTCAGAAAAGAATCGAACTTTGGGGAGAAGGCTATGCATGGTTTGATATGAAACGACTGAGTACACCTCTGGAGAGAATATATCCCGGGACTAACCATACTTTCGGAAGATTCAATTTAGCACCTGATAAATTCAAATTCCAGATTCCAAATAAAGAGATCAATAACAATCCACAGATTAAACAAAACGAATCATAA